The Camelina sativa cultivar DH55 chromosome 18, Cs, whole genome shotgun sequence DNA window TTAAAGTTTATACACTATATTCAGATTCGCATGTACGTGTATAAAGTATAAAGTTTACTATATTCAGActcgcacgtacgtgcggggttgatttcATAAAGTAAGCTTGctataaagtttgaaatatattAGTAACTAGTCGCCCTGGAATGAACGCTGCTTGAGAGTCTGATACAATAGTATCTAAAAATTACCTTTTAACCGGTTAACATGGCATTTGGAAATGATGTTATAAATCACATTGGAGAGTACAATGGGACGGTAGTCGGATAAGGTGTTTGGCTCAGTGGTTTTAGGGATCATACAAATGTTAGTGTTGTTGAGACCAGGTTTCATAACTACAGTAGcaaaaaaatcttttacttTGTGGTAATATCCTCTCCAACAACCTCCCAACATTCCTTGTAGAATCTAGCAGTTAGACCATCAGGACCAGGTGCGTTATCATCTCCAATCATTGATAAAGCTTTATATATTTCCTCAGAAGTGAATTCGCGAGTTAGATCATCATTAATAGGTTGAGTAACAGTAGGAATGAAATCCGCAAAGTCTATAAGTTGCATAAAtataagttgtatttttttttccttcgaattcaattaatttccaaaagaagtttttttccttcctttgcGATacttaattatacaaaaatattaatatttaatatttaattcttcATAACATCAAAATTAGAGTCAAGTcttaaaaatacaccaaataagaTAAGTTGTAATGAAAGTGATTCTTATTTTGTAAGTGACTCTCACACatcacaatatataatttaatttatagtaacagtatctaaaattttatacaacatttaccatgcaaactatagagtaaagagtcatatactcaatcttttgcatattatttttctaatgaaaatagttgaatttgattttattgatttgtagtatttaaataatctgattatcaaagacttatatatatatatatatatatatatatatagatatcttgaaaataattaataataatttttatttaatcattaatttagctttaaaaataaaaactaactaattataagaatgaatacattagaaatatataaaaatatttagatattaaattgaatatgtttcttaatcataaaaaaccaaaaatgtttatatataatgtttattttttttatttttaatagaaaaaaaaattaatacattttttttggtcaacgccgAAGTCAACATCCGTATTCGCCGGAGTCAGTCAACCGGTGCACtggattgtatgtctatggtgttgaccatATAACGttatatagttcatgcatgtggccatgtaATACATACACTTTGTGTAGTTGAagatacaatagtatacttggtATGTATGAACATGTTTTCTTGTATAATTTATGTAGCTTGCCatcttttttcctctatttatatatctaagTCTCTCACCTCTCTCTCTGCATTTCATTTCCtatattttctttgattcttctttccactggatttctctcattttctttttgttttgttttagctttGCTTGAATTATGGCTCCAGAAATGTCAAGGCAAGGAGAAGCCAAAGGAACCTTCACAAAACACTTCCATGACCAATATGAAAAATGGCTCAATCCTCCAAccgaagacaacaacaacaagagtaCCAAAATCAATCATCTTTGTGCAGGAGCTTTGGAGAAGAGGGACAAGGATGACGAAGAGGATCGTGTGGAAACCGACTCTTCACCTCCGGGCCATTATATCCATGGGTTCGGGAACGAGATCAAGTCATTGAAGAACTTCTTGTTGGATCAAAAAGTTTACAAGGAGTTCAAGAGTCTTGTGATTGTCGGAGAATACGGTGTTGGGAAGACAACATTATGCAAGGTGATCTTTAATGATTATGATGTGAAGAGTGTTTATGCCCCGAGGATTTGGGTTTCTATGCGTAGCAATGAATCTAAGGAGGGATCACTTAATGGGAAGATATGTGTGTTGAAGAAGATCTTGAAGGGTCTTGGAGTTGAAGATTCGATCTTCGAATCCATCCGTAGAGAAGTAGTAGAAGAAGTTGCAAACATGATGGAAGCTGGAGAAATTGATGGAGAGACGGCGGAAGAGAAGGAGGTCGCTGCTCTTCTCTATGCACTTCACTTGAATCTGAGGTGGAAAAAGTATCTGATCGTCTTTGATGATGTGCGAGATGAGGACAACTGGGACGAGATTCTTCAGGACGATGAGGAGAaactgaagaaggagaagaaatggGGAAAGTATCTGTCAGATGGATTCCCTGAAGGATCTGGTGGAAGAGTCATATACACGACAAGGGATGAGAAAGAGACACTAGCAAAGAAGCTAGTTGCAGAGGAACATGAGATACATCGTCTTTGGCCTCTGACTGACACTGGAAGTGTCTGGaacatatataaagaagctTTGGAAGATAATGAGGAAACGCTCCCAAGGAACGACAAGAAATGCATAGATGAGCTAATGAACAAGTCTCGTGGTTTTCCTTTAGCTGCTACACTATTAGCCACGCTTGTTCCCGtgtttcttgatgatgaaaAAGCTGACCAGAACGGTTCCACAAATGGAACTACCGAACCAgccaacaacacaacaacaccaGAAGAGATGGGAACTATTCCACCTCAGAAGGCTTGAGATATTTAAAAACCCCCTTTTTTccattgtgtgtgtgttttttttggtttgttgttagTTCTGTTGTATCAGTAATCCGTAATCATAGATTCATAATACATTTCTTCCTTTAACTCATTGATTCAAATGCCTCGCATAACAACAACACTCGAAAACATAACCAGAAATACATCAAACGGGAAACGATGAAGCAAAACGCACacacaacaagaacaacaacaaaaaaaaaaggatagacAACTTGGAAAAACTGAGACACTCTTTAACTTCTAGTAGTTTTATTTTCGCAAATTTAGCCAATTACAGTAtataaagatgaagatgagaaaaaCCAATATTACGAAAAATTAAGAATCCAAACCTTGAATGAGAATAATTGGAGATCGTGTGTATGTAGAAGAACCCTAATTAATCTTGTTGGCTTTGAAACGAAAGGTACTCTTCCccaatcctctgttttttcacAATTAAacgaaacgctgcgttttagtTAGTACACGGCTCCGTTATAacagatgtttttttttttttccggctATCTTCGTCCTCTTAGCCAGTCGGAAgacgagaaaacaaaaaaaaaaaaaaattggggagAGGGGAAAGATTTGGGAGTGGCGAGACAACGGGTAAATTGGATTCGAACTCGATTATTATAtgtgtggttttgtttttttttttttttatgtttgcttGAAGTTTGAATCAGTCCTCTGGTTCACAACAATTTCGTTTTTGGAATTGGCTCAATAAATCTGGTTGCTTTGAAGCTCTAGTGAGTGTTTGGCTAATGATAAAATGAGCTAAAGATGTTGAATTTGCAGCTCTTTTGATAAAATGAGTCGAAGATTTTGAATTTGCAGCGCTTTAATGATCACTCATACTGCTCATTCTAATCTATGAGACTatgacattttctttttttcaaattcttggTGAGAGATGATCAGACATTGTTATTGGTGTTGATGTTGATTTGTCATTAATTGAAAAAAGTTATACTTATTAGTTTGTTTGTTCTGAATGTTCTATGTAGATTTTGAATGGGCTCAAGTTTTAGCATATATGCTAGATTTTGTGTTTAAGTTTGCCCATCTCAGTACTGACTAAGGtcgctacaaaaaaaaaataagtgaaattTTTCTTTCAGTGCTCCATATTTTTCTTGCAGGCAAAATTACTCACGAAAGATGTGAGACTACTTCTTCAGATTGTGCACAATGTGTAATCAAAACAACAGAAGGAACGATGGATACGTTTCAACTCAAATCAATTTTCCTCGTTTGCTGATGAACTCAACTGACCTCCAAGGCCGAGGTGAGCCAATGCTAGCCAAACAAAAACGAGTAACTCTCCTCCTCTGCTAAGCTGCTCCATACGCGCTGCAGCATCACAATTGCACGCTGCGTGGAACAGCAACTCCATCCACACTTTGCTTACCACACTccacatgttttcttcatctccatccACACTTTGCTTCTTTATCTTGTTGAGTTGTTTCGCCAGTGCCCTAGCCTCAAACAACACAGATTTGCTTTGGTTACCTTTGACATCCCTCGGATGAATCTCTATCCCCACCGAAAGAATCTTACGGCTTGCTCTTTGCACGTCCCTCAAGTTCTCAATATGCCACCTCTTATAGAACTTTTCAGCTTCGGCTAACGTGTCTCTAAACCTGATCTTCCCTATCCCAGCAACCTCTGACATCAGCTTTGGCTGCATAATCAAGAGATACATCATGTAGTCGGAGAGGATTTTACTGAACTCACGGTCTTTGTCACAGTTAGCCATAGTGGGTGCTTCTTCTTGGTAACACAGCTCAGTTGCTATGTGCCACAGCATAAGGCTCCGGTCGAAATCAACATCTGCTATGTAACGCATCAACCGTTCTGGATCCGCCATATCTAATTCAATGTTGCCAGAATCCCATCCTTTCCTTCCGGCTTTCGTTTTTCTTCTCTCGTTGCGTGGACGACGCTTCAGTCTGGATTTAAGCTGATCAAATATGAAACCCCACAGCTCTTTTGTCAATGGTTCACTGTGTACAGATCTTATCATACTGATCTCATCTACCAGATCATTGATGCCGAGGGAGTTGGTGATGTAGTTGCCAAGAAACGTGAAGCAGTGAGGTATCATGAACCAGAACTCAACAATAATGAAAACGTAATGAGCTACTGAATTTTCTTCCGACCACTGACCAATGACATCTTTGATATACTGGTGAAGATCATCATTCCAATTGGCGATCTTCTCGAACAGCTTCTTGAAGATGTTGGTGATGAAAATGAAAGGGTAAAGTATAGTCGTCCACACAAGCCGACGTTTTCTACCCTTGACGTCATGTATCCTTTTTATATCTGCTTTCACAGAGTATGTGATGAAGTTAAACATCTTCATGCTTCCTGCCCATCTTTGGATTAGAAACGGCGTGTTAAGCACCTCATGTTCGACTCCTCCGCAGCATTTTTGCTTCTTCCAGTGCAGCTTCTTCAAACCGAGGAACCACTTGAGTGCAGGGTCTATCCATGAGCCGCTGTCTACTTCGTCTTCGTTTATCCTACTGATGACAGCAAATGTCCAGTCTGAGGGGAGAATCATGAGGAGAGATACAAGATCAAGAGCTATTCCAACTAAGAACAAAGTGTAGGTGATCACTATATCAGCTCCGTGAAACTCATGTCTCTTCTTGGTTCTGTAATGAAAGATGCCAAATGCTGACAGAAGAGATCCCAATGCTATGGTTCGAGTCAAAGCTCCAATCCAAGTATGAAGAACCGAGACTTTTGTGTATAAACCTTCGTAGATAAAACCGAGCTCCACCTCCAAGATCCTCAAAGCTTCTTCGTCTTTTAGATTCTTGAAGAATTCTCTGCTCTCGTCTCGTTGCTCAGAGCTAAAGATGTTATTGACCACAAGACTCTTGAAGTTATTGAAAAACCAGAAAGCAAACTGAAGGATCTCGAGGTGTGTCAAGTTACCGGGGTTTTCTAGCCTTAATGGTCTCTTTTGTCTACCATACTGCGTGTAGTTTTCAGTAGGCATCAAGTCGTCTTCCTTTCTCGGGAGGCGGGTCTCATTAGAATCCGTATCAGGAACGTCAAGCATTGAACCCCTGAACTTGTCTGAGCTCGCGAGATACAAGGCGATCGTCCTCTCCAGATACTTGAAAGTCCCAGAAATGAACAAAAGCAGTATGATCACCCAAAGAGAATTAGGTAGAGACTGGATAACCACGTAGGCACCAGAAACAGCCTGTAAAGCCAAGCCAAGGAAGTGTCTGTGCCAAAGAGCATTGTCCTCGAGAGAGTATGCAGTGATTGTGTCTGGTCCACCAAGATGTAAGAGCAAGAACGGTGCCCACAAAGCCAAGAGCTTCTTATCTTGAGGAGGATCATCTGGCTCTAAGTCTTTCCCTTGATTCTTGGCAATAAGTCCAATCACAAAGTTTGCAGACCAATCTGCTAAGAGGTAAGACAACCACAAGGTTAAAGCCAGGAACCTGTTGGATGTTCGTTTCCTCAATGGTGCTAAGATGATGAGTATTGTCTGTATCGTGAGACTGAGAATCACAATTCCTCTGATGTTCCATTCGTCCCAGACATCTTTGATATGTGTGGGAATCACCTgtaccatcttcttcttctgattaaTGATTGTGATGAATGTTTTGATTCAGAGAGACTTAGACTTACTAAAACCTTTGGTCGTTGACTTTCTTTAAGTCCTCtggtctttaattttttatttcctttgttc harbors:
- the LOC104760361 gene encoding uncharacterized protein LOC104760361; translated protein: MVQVIPTHIKDVWDEWNIRGIVILSLTIQTILIILAPLRKRTSNRFLALTLWLSYLLADWSANFVIGLIAKNQGKDLEPDDPPQDKKLLALWAPFLLLHLGGPDTITAYSLEDNALWHRHFLGLALQAVSGAYVVIQSLPNSLWVIILLLFISGTFKYLERTIALYLASSDKFRGSMLDVPDTDSNETRLPRKEDDLMPTENYTQYGRQKRPLRLENPGNLTHLEILQFAFWFFNNFKSLVVNNIFSSEQRDESREFFKNLKDEEALRILEVELGFIYEGLYTKVSVLHTWIGALTRTIALGSLLSAFGIFHYRTKKRHEFHGADIVITYTLFLVGIALDLVSLLMILPSDWTFAVISRINEDEVDSGSWIDPALKWFLGLKKLHWKKQKCCGGVEHEVLNTPFLIQRWAGSMKMFNFITYSVKADIKRIHDVKGRKRRLVWTTILYPFIFITNIFKKLFEKIANWNDDLHQYIKDVIGQWSEENSVAHYVFIIVEFWFMIPHCFTFLGNYITNSLGINDLVDEISMIRSVHSEPLTKELWGFIFDQLKSRLKRRPRNERRKTKAGRKGWDSGNIELDMADPERLMRYIADVDFDRSLMLWHIATELCYQEEAPTMANCDKDREFSKILSDYMMYLLIMQPKLMSEVAGIGKIRFRDTLAEAEKFYKRWHIENLRDVQRASRKILSVGIEIHPRDVKGNQSKSVLFEARALAKQLNKIKKQSVDGDEENMWSVVSKVWMELLFHAACNCDAAARMEQLSRGGELLVFVWLALAHLGLGGQLSSSANEEN
- the LOC104760362 gene encoding probable disease resistance protein At5g45440, giving the protein MAPEMSRQGEAKGTFTKHFHDQYEKWLNPPTEDNNNKSTKINHLCAGALEKRDKDDEEDRVETDSSPPGHYIHGFGNEIKSLKNFLLDQKVYKEFKSLVIVGEYGVGKTTLCKVIFNDYDVKSVYAPRIWVSMRSNESKEGSLNGKICVLKKILKGLGVEDSIFESIRREVVEEVANMMEAGEIDGETAEEKEVAALLYALHLNLRWKKYLIVFDDVRDEDNWDEILQDDEEKLKKEKKWGKYLSDGFPEGSGGRVIYTTRDEKETLAKKLVAEEHEIHRLWPLTDTGSVWNIYKEALEDNEETLPRNDKKCIDELMNKSRGFPLAATLLATLVPVFLDDEKADQNGSTNGTTEPANNTTTPEEMGTIPPQKA